GCATCACGTAGCGCTGTCTGCTCCTAGGTGAGTCTTGCTTGGGCATAGACCATGACTGATCGGTACAGTGCTGGACATTGCAATACCATTGGGACCGCATCTACCATGAACGCTATGGCCGAAGCTTTGGGTATGGCGCTTCCGGGAAGTGCTTCGATCCCTGCTGTGTATAGAGAAAGAGCTGCATGCGCCTATGCTACCGGGCTCAGAGTCGTACAGCTGGTTCGCGAAGACGTGAAACCATCCGACATAATGACCAAAGCCGCTTTCGAAAACGCTATCGCTTGTTGTGCCGCTATCGGAGGATCTACCAATGCCCCAATTCACCTTAACGCCGTCGCCAAACACGTTGGGGTGGAATTAGATTGTGATGACTGGGAACGGGTCGGATATCACCTTCCCTTAATCTTGAACGTGCAACCTGCTGGTCAATGGCTGTGTGAGGAGTACCACAGGGCAGGTGGTCTACCAGGTAAGTTGTCTGTCTTGTGATGACACAATCTATTCGCTGACAGCTATCGAGAACAGCTGTTGTCGCTGAATTACTCGAGCACAACGCTCTTCCCAACCCAGATGCTTTGACTGTATCCGGCAAGTCTATCGGTGACAATTGTCGAGGAGATCTATCGCAAGACCGACGCGTCATTACACCATACGATAAGCCTCTCATGGCGGAAGCAGGCTTTTTACACCTCAAAGGCAGCTTATTCAACAGTGGCATCATGAAGACTTCGGTCATCTCCCCCGCATTCCGAGAACAGTATCTTTCCAAACCAAATGACCCCATGGCTTTCGAGGGTCCCGTCGCAGTATTTGACGGTCCCGAAGACTACCATCATCGAATCGAAAAGTCTCCCAACATCGGTCCAGGTACGATCCTAATCATGCGAGGTGCGGGACCAGTCGGATATCCTGGGGCTGCTGAAGTTGTCAATATGATACCTCCTGGTGAATTGATTAAAAAAGGGATTGAACTACCCTGCATAGGCGACGGACGACAAAGTGGTACTAGCGGTAGTCCATCGATACTCAATGCTAGTCCAGAAGCTGCTACAGGTGGTATGTTGGGCTACTTGAAAGACGGTGACCGTGTCAGGATCGATCTGCTGAAGAGAACGGCCGACGTGTTGTTGAGTGAagcggagatcgaggaaagaaagaagtcGACAGGCGATTACAAGTATCCCAAGAGTCAGACACCTTGGCAAGAGATTTACAGGGGTTCAGTATCAGAATTGAGCGAGGGTATGGTGATCAAGAGTGCCGTCAAGTACCAACGTCTTGCTCAGACACAAGGTATACCGAGGCAGAACCATTAGTTCGGGCTTGACGGATCTCTCCAGTACTAGCATGCATATTGTCGATCTTTCATTACGCAGAGATGGGTACAACTTAGCTGGTTACAACGGTtaaatcaacaacaagccCTCCTCGTACATGTCAAACATGACCTTGCGCCAATGTATCTCCACTTGTTCAGTCTGAGCTTCAGCCCTGCGTCGCCACACTTCTTCCATTAGTTTCAATGCACTCTTCGTGTTACCGAAAGCTGCTCCCTCCTGACCCAAACGCGCGAATCGATGGCGGAATATCCGTTGTAGAGCCGGTCGATCAGCATGACATCCAGCGATAACAATGGGGAAGATCATGAGTTTGTCGGTCGCACCTTGTGCGTCGCATTTGTCGAGGGCAGCCAACGCGTTGGCAGTGTCTTGTACTGCAGTAGCGATATCGGGGACTGAGGGAATGATCAGGGTTTGTCAGGAGACTGCGCCGAAAACCAAAGATGCGGGGCACTCACCATTCGGATGACACCCATCAACTACTGTAGCTAACAAGACTCTGACACCATGATGGAACACATTACTCATCGCCATACGCTGCACCGTTGAAGGATCATTGGGCTCGAAAAGGTGGTCTTCCCTCCATTTCCGCTCTTCTAGTAAACGCTCAACAAGATCTGCGCGCTCCACCAATCCGCGATGAGAGAGATTCCCCGACCTGATGGCCTTTTCTTTCCACTCTGACAATCCGATTGTTTCGGCTAACGCAAGACGCTAATACCAACGATCAGTACTCATGCCCTTTTGAGTGAGGCGGGTGATGTGTTTCAATCGACTCACTGTGGTGTTGTCGCATCCCATCACAGTCTCTTTCAATAGCTTAGAGACTTTAGACTGAGACCGATACCGgtccaagaggaagactcGATAGATGGGCAGATATTGGGATGCGCGATTCTGGGTGAGCGACATGAGGATATCCACCCACATCAGCGGAGATACGAGGTGGCCCAAGCGTTCCATCACGGCTGATATGTCAATCTGAGCACTATATGGTCCGCTacagcatcagcaaaagTTGATATCTGATGGGAAAAATAGATTGTAAGCCGAACCACTCACCGAGATCCATTCAGAGTCGATCCAATCCCTCCTACTCCTGAGAGTACCGCAGCTAAACATCGTCTACACAGATCTGCCGTCTCCACCCAGCTTTTactttctcctccatcgaACAAGTTGAAACTGTTGGCAGAGAGAGCGGCAAGAATAGAATCATCCGTCCCTAACTCTGCTGAGGGTATCGACTTGAGTTCCCGTATAGTGGCCTGTATAGTATTTCTGGCAAAGATGTCGTCGGCGTTGGAGTAAGGGATAGAGCTGTTCTGTGCTACATCACCGTCTATAAAAGCTTGAGGTCGCTTCTTATGAGCAATATGTAATGCGGCAATAGCTGAAAATGCTTGGAGGACTCGTGGATTTTGGAGCGCGAGAGGTGCAACAAGATCGGAAATAGGTTGATTATCGAAACGATACGTCAAAGGCAGGATGACAGTGAGATAATGGTGGAAATACCGCATATCCTCGCTTCCATCTTCAGTTGTGAATGTACTGGGATACGGGAACCATAAGGTGTTGGGTAGCTGGGGACAGAGAGGAAAGTAAGCCTCTGTTTGTGCCGTCGTTCTCGAGGGTGGAACGAGGCCAAGCAGAGTGAGGATGTCGGGATCgatgagaggagaagaaacaGCGGACTGTGGGACATAGGGATCGATCGACTCTTCTATTGGTTGATGAGACGTCGCTGAAATGGGTATCGTTGTATGTTGCGTGTGATATCCGTTACGTATCGGCCCACCGCTGTATGAATATTGCTGAGAAGGGAACGGCCGGGATGACGTCGCTGTGGGAGGGAATTCAGTAGAAGTCATGGACGGGATCGATGGCTGGAATGAAGGGGCGTTTGCTGAAATGGCCGTATTCGAGACAAATCCTGCTTGATCGTTATACTCGATGCTTCCTTCCGGGCTAAACGTCTATGTTTACGATTGAAATCAGATCACTCCCGCATCTTACATAAATATGTGAATTACTTACGCTAAgaccctcttcatccttcgcAGCTACTGATGCCGCTCT
This portion of the Kwoniella dejecticola CBS 10117 chromosome 9, complete sequence genome encodes:
- a CDS encoding dihydroxy-acid dehydratase → MSALYTERYLNQGLTVPELQPRNRPIIGIAQTGSDLSPCNKYHVELAKRVRDGIIAAGGTPLEFPCHPIQETGKRPTASLDRNLSYLSLVEVLFGYPLDGVVLLTGCDKTTPALLMAAATVNIPAIAMNVGPMLNGYSGQKLIGSGGVVWESRAQLAAGEITEAEFLHHVALSAPSAGHCNTIGTASTMNAMAEALGMALPGSASIPAVYRERAACAYATGLRVVQLVREDVKPSDIMTKAAFENAIACCAAIGGSTNAPIHLNAVAKHVGVELDCDDWERVGYHLPLILNVQPAGQWLCEEYHRAGGLPAVVAELLEHNALPNPDALTVSGKSIGDNCRGDLSQDRRVITPYDKPLMAEAGFLHLKGSLFNSGIMKTSVISPAFREQYLSKPNDPMAFEGPVAVFDGPEDYHHRIEKSPNIGPGTILIMRGAGPVGYPGAAEVVNMIPPGELIKKGIELPCIGDGRQSGTSGSPSILNASPEAATGGMLGYLKDGDRVRIDLLKRTADVLLSEAEIEERKKSTGDYKYPKSQTPWQEIYRGSVSELSEGMVIKSAVKYQRLAQTQGIPRQNH